A genome region from Maridesulfovibrio salexigens DSM 2638 includes the following:
- a CDS encoding sulfatase-like hydrolase/transferase: protein MKEKTRREFLKNGLALTAGAVASGVFGNSSAKAKSRAIAPPQIRTRQKRPNILLIITDQQRQEQHWPAGWLNENMPSMARLQKHGVTFSNNFIAASACSPSRASFLTGLYPSVHGVTQVPPNPPLRNDITNIFKLAEKAGYDIAYKGKMHLFTPQNNPSMDNFTSSDIKWASDNYSAHRWNPPDCAVDIGGNPWIGGGDPNNDQRFVDGVPETYNRMTPAITKGETIYEYLDNHDSKRDKPFLMVASFGNPHDISAWPDQDKWGYNRADYADLKEINLPPNYNDNLDEKPSAQKEYQKLCEKVSSCPTEKDRIEFCRFYAHLHRVVDKQISAVLDKLEEKGLTEDTVIFRFADHGEQSWAHMMIQKGVNSYQETINVPLIISNPKMFPKGKTTESFSSLIDLVPTVAELTGAATPEELNEAGIHGKSLVPIMNDAKAQVRDRAMFYTDDCETLFAGLLGMKNVYETIPGRIRSIRYKDWLYAVYFTNKGTKLEYEMYNLADDPGQMVNLAWGSRAKANAVQMQRLHDMLTAELKRYQAFPKDFKWPAKAGTKAV from the coding sequence ATGAAAGAAAAGACCAGACGTGAATTTCTTAAAAACGGCTTAGCACTAACAGCAGGAGCTGTGGCCTCCGGAGTATTTGGAAATTCGTCAGCAAAGGCAAAATCCAGGGCCATAGCCCCTCCTCAGATACGGACCAGACAAAAACGCCCTAACATCCTGCTGATCATCACAGACCAGCAACGTCAGGAACAGCACTGGCCCGCCGGGTGGCTGAATGAGAACATGCCCAGCATGGCCCGTTTGCAAAAGCACGGCGTTACCTTCAGCAACAATTTCATAGCTGCATCGGCCTGTTCGCCCAGCCGGGCCAGCTTCCTGACCGGATTATATCCCAGTGTTCATGGAGTAACACAGGTTCCACCCAACCCTCCCCTGCGCAACGACATTACCAATATCTTCAAACTGGCAGAAAAAGCCGGATACGACATCGCCTACAAAGGAAAGATGCATCTCTTCACCCCCCAGAACAATCCATCCATGGATAATTTCACAAGCTCTGATATCAAGTGGGCCTCGGACAATTACAGTGCCCACCGCTGGAATCCGCCGGACTGCGCCGTGGATATCGGCGGCAACCCATGGATCGGCGGCGGCGATCCAAATAACGATCAACGCTTTGTGGATGGAGTGCCGGAGACCTATAACCGTATGACCCCTGCCATAACTAAAGGCGAAACCATTTATGAATATCTGGACAACCATGATTCTAAAAGAGATAAACCGTTTCTCATGGTTGCCTCCTTTGGCAACCCGCATGACATCAGTGCATGGCCGGATCAGGATAAATGGGGATACAACAGAGCAGATTATGCTGATCTTAAAGAAATTAACCTGCCGCCAAACTACAACGATAATCTGGATGAAAAACCCTCTGCCCAAAAAGAATACCAAAAACTCTGTGAAAAGGTATCCAGCTGTCCCACCGAAAAGGATCGGATTGAATTCTGCCGCTTCTATGCCCATCTGCATAGAGTGGTCGACAAACAGATTTCAGCAGTTCTGGATAAACTGGAAGAAAAGGGACTCACTGAGGATACCGTCATTTTCCGGTTCGCAGACCATGGCGAACAGAGCTGGGCTCACATGATGATCCAGAAAGGAGTGAACAGCTATCAGGAAACCATCAATGTCCCGCTGATCATCTCCAACCCTAAAATGTTCCCTAAAGGAAAAACAACCGAATCCTTTTCAAGCCTGATCGATCTGGTTCCCACTGTGGCAGAATTAACAGGAGCAGCAACACCGGAAGAACTTAATGAAGCAGGCATCCACGGCAAATCACTTGTCCCTATCATGAATGATGCTAAAGCACAGGTACGGGATCGGGCCATGTTCTACACTGACGACTGTGAAACCCTGTTTGCTGGTCTACTTGGAATGAAAAATGTGTATGAGACAATACCGGGAAGAATCCGCAGCATACGCTACAAAGATTGGCTGTATGCTGTATACTTTACTAATAAAGGCACTAAACTCGAATATGAAATGTATAATCTGGCTGATGATCCGGGCCAGATGGTTAATCTGGCATGGGGATCACGAGCAAAAGCAAACGCTGTACAAATGCAAAGGCTGCACGACATGCTTACTGCTGAATTGAAGCGATATCAGGCTTTCCCTAAGGATTTCAAATGGCCGGCAAAAGCAGGAACGAAAGCAGTATAA
- a CDS encoding SLATT domain-containing protein has protein sequence MKEKLESLSDNVWKTMKSRFTAAERTKRKHQALVFTISFLSIAQVIVAIGSLCGVDFPYIASAKIEFLTITVSIIILVIANQDSLGVLLNQSASYHRCSNKLHELLGRINAELENETVAKEIYLGFSKEYSEVLEFYDLNHDMNDFLKMASERSNVLDMSCLKRFRVCCKYYWSIYGMAFLYCAIPFILSYFVSIHNAG, from the coding sequence GTGAAAGAAAAACTAGAATCCCTGTCAGATAATGTTTGGAAAACAATGAAATCAAGGTTTACTGCTGCTGAAAGAACAAAAAGAAAGCATCAAGCTTTAGTTTTTACGATTTCTTTTTTGTCAATTGCACAAGTCATTGTAGCGATAGGGTCTTTGTGTGGAGTTGACTTTCCTTATATTGCAAGTGCAAAGATTGAGTTTTTGACTATTACTGTGTCAATTATCATTTTAGTTATAGCGAACCAAGATTCGTTAGGAGTTTTACTAAATCAATCAGCAAGCTATCACCGTTGTTCAAATAAGCTTCATGAACTTTTAGGTCGTATTAATGCAGAATTAGAAAATGAAACTGTTGCCAAAGAAATTTATTTAGGTTTTTCGAAAGAATATTCCGAAGTATTAGAGTTTTATGATTTGAACCATGATATGAATGACTTTTTAAAAATGGCATCTGAACGGTCTAATGTTCTTGATATGTCCTGTTTGAAAAGGTTTAGAGTTTGTTGTAAATATTATTGGAGTATATATGGGATGGCTTTTTTGTACTGTGCAATTCCATTCATTTTGAGTTATTTTGTATCAATTCATAACGCTGGTTAA
- the shc gene encoding squalene--hopene cyclase, whose translation MNKKSAMKLKKKAKNHVVSLLQPTDALNRVMKRFRSLQSPEGYWVFALEADVTIPSEYIMFNRFLGRKMDKGLAERLGNYIRAKQMADGGWPLHDNDGPVNISASVKAYMALKMLGDNKDAEHMVRARQIILAKGGAETANVFTRICLATFGQIPWHCPPAMPIEIVLLPKWFFFHLDKVSYWSRSVIYPLLIIYAKQPVCRLRPEEAVPELFCKPAEEHIHIDKYRDKGWRKNLFILLDRVLKRTIHLVPKSINKKALNYAEKWTREHMAGRGGIGAIFPAMANAVMALSLLGYDESDPDFARGMQSVDDLMVDKFHVPEKSPWEHTVITGGAELSAAPELDISPDHGTAENLEQAMCQPCNSPIWDTCLTLSAMMEAGENQDSKSTQQALNWLWDQQIFFRGDWISKAPKLEGGGWAFQFENTFYPDLDDTAMVLMAMCRAGVLDQPEHRENFIKGVNWLIGMQSSNGGWAAFDIDNCAEYLNDIPFADHGALLDPPTSDLTARVIELLGVLGYDKSFRPIKDGIEFLKKEQEDDGSWFGRWGVNYIYGTWSVLCGLRQAGEDMNSSYVCKAVEWFENHQNKDGGWGESCLSYNDKNYAGLGDSTASQTAWALLGLMAAGRVHSKAVSRGVRYLLDTQKDDGSWDESLFTGTGFPRVFYLRYHGYSQYFPMWALGVYQRFSADEDTKQIMMRRKSPLDLGRKW comes from the coding sequence ATGAACAAAAAAAGTGCCATGAAACTGAAAAAAAAGGCTAAAAATCACGTTGTCTCTCTGCTACAGCCTACAGATGCCCTGAACCGGGTAATGAAAAGATTCCGCTCCCTGCAATCCCCTGAAGGATACTGGGTTTTTGCCCTTGAAGCGGATGTCACCATCCCTTCCGAATACATCATGTTCAACAGATTTCTGGGACGCAAGATGGACAAAGGCCTTGCTGAAAGGCTTGGCAACTACATCCGCGCGAAACAGATGGCCGATGGCGGCTGGCCCCTGCATGATAATGACGGTCCGGTAAACATCAGTGCTTCTGTTAAAGCATATATGGCCCTCAAGATGCTCGGCGATAACAAGGACGCCGAACATATGGTCCGTGCCCGCCAGATCATCCTTGCCAAGGGCGGAGCTGAAACAGCTAACGTGTTTACCCGCATCTGCCTTGCCACTTTCGGACAGATCCCATGGCACTGCCCTCCGGCTATGCCCATTGAAATCGTGCTTCTGCCCAAATGGTTCTTTTTCCATCTGGATAAAGTTTCCTACTGGTCCCGCTCGGTAATCTACCCGCTGCTGATCATCTACGCTAAGCAGCCGGTCTGCCGTTTGCGTCCGGAAGAAGCAGTACCCGAACTTTTCTGCAAACCGGCCGAAGAGCATATACATATAGATAAGTACCGCGACAAAGGCTGGCGCAAGAACCTTTTCATTCTGCTGGACCGCGTACTCAAGCGGACTATCCATCTGGTGCCCAAGTCCATCAACAAGAAAGCCTTGAACTATGCTGAAAAATGGACTCGCGAACACATGGCCGGACGAGGCGGTATCGGTGCTATCTTCCCGGCAATGGCTAATGCTGTCATGGCCCTGAGTCTGCTCGGATACGATGAATCAGACCCGGATTTCGCCCGCGGCATGCAGTCTGTGGATGACCTCATGGTCGATAAATTTCATGTGCCTGAAAAATCACCTTGGGAACATACTGTCATCACCGGTGGAGCTGAACTTTCAGCTGCACCCGAGCTGGACATTTCTCCTGACCACGGTACTGCGGAGAACCTTGAGCAGGCCATGTGCCAGCCTTGCAACTCGCCTATCTGGGATACCTGCCTGACTCTTTCAGCTATGATGGAAGCGGGCGAAAATCAGGACAGCAAAAGCACTCAGCAAGCACTGAACTGGCTCTGGGATCAGCAGATTTTCTTCCGTGGAGACTGGATTTCCAAGGCACCCAAACTTGAGGGCGGCGGCTGGGCTTTCCAGTTTGAGAACACCTTCTACCCGGACCTTGATGATACCGCTATGGTACTCATGGCCATGTGCCGCGCCGGAGTTCTGGACCAGCCTGAACACCGTGAGAACTTTATCAAAGGTGTAAACTGGCTCATCGGTATGCAGTCCTCCAACGGTGGCTGGGCAGCATTCGATATCGACAACTGCGCAGAATACCTGAACGATATTCCTTTTGCGGATCACGGAGCTCTGCTCGACCCGCCTACCTCGGACCTGACCGCGCGTGTTATCGAGCTTCTGGGCGTACTCGGTTACGATAAGAGCTTCCGCCCCATCAAGGACGGTATCGAATTCCTGAAAAAAGAACAGGAAGACGACGGTTCATGGTTCGGTCGCTGGGGTGTTAACTATATTTATGGAACATGGTCCGTACTTTGCGGTCTGCGTCAGGCAGGAGAAGACATGAACTCCTCCTACGTCTGCAAGGCGGTAGAATGGTTTGAAAACCACCAGAACAAAGACGGCGGCTGGGGCGAATCCTGCCTGAGCTACAACGACAAGAACTACGCAGGACTTGGTGATTCCACTGCATCCCAGACTGCATGGGCCCTGCTCGGTCTTATGGCCGCCGGAAGGGTTCACTCCAAGGCTGTCAGCCGCGGTGTCCGCTACCTGCTGGATACCCAGAAAGATGACGGAAGCTGGGATGAAAGCCTGTTCACCGGAACCGGATTCCCGCGCGTTTTCTACTTGCGTTACCACGGCTACTCCCAGTACTTCCCCATGTGGGCACTGGGCGTGTACCAGCGTTTTTCCGCAGATGAAGACACCAAACAGATTATGATGCGCCGCAAATCTCCGCTTGACCTCGGCAGGAAGTGGTAA
- a CDS encoding acyl-[acyl-carrier-protein] thioesterase: MSNGSLLISNTVPAYETGPDDRMHCHWLMCRLQEAATAHADSLGFGIEDMAKQGCFWVLTSVRIEIAELPLREKTFALTTWSRGAKKLRAFRDFSGCDENGREIIRASSEWMVLDSQTRRPIAIDQKLNLHAQDRCVFPDPMKRLRPGTPEKELRSLNVGYSSLDANGHVNNTEYLRWSFDGLRSLGFDQNNVKSIRVAFLSEVFEGNTIKLMDCDREDDGYELIGLNETEGKAAFALKVE; the protein is encoded by the coding sequence ATGAGCAACGGTTCACTTTTGATCAGCAACACGGTCCCGGCTTACGAGACGGGACCGGATGACCGCATGCACTGCCACTGGCTCATGTGCAGGTTGCAGGAAGCTGCCACCGCCCATGCGGATTCACTCGGCTTCGGCATTGAGGATATGGCGAAACAGGGCTGCTTCTGGGTGCTGACCTCAGTGCGCATCGAGATTGCCGAACTGCCCTTGCGCGAAAAGACTTTTGCACTGACCACCTGGTCACGGGGTGCAAAGAAATTGCGGGCCTTCCGCGATTTCTCCGGCTGCGATGAAAACGGACGTGAAATAATCCGTGCCTCCTCAGAATGGATGGTACTCGATTCCCAAACCCGCAGGCCGATTGCAATTGATCAAAAGCTGAATCTGCATGCACAAGACCGCTGCGTATTCCCTGACCCTATGAAGAGACTTCGCCCCGGCACGCCGGAGAAAGAACTCCGGTCCTTAAATGTGGGCTACAGCTCTCTTGATGCCAATGGGCACGTCAACAATACCGAGTACCTGCGCTGGTCATTTGACGGACTGCGCTCACTTGGATTTGACCAGAACAATGTTAAATCAATTCGCGTTGCCTTCCTTTCCGAAGTTTTCGAAGGAAACACCATCAAGTTGATGGATTGTGATCGCGAAGACGATGGCTATGAATTGATTGGTCTGAATGAGACTGAAGGGAAAGCTGCTTTTGCTTTGAAAGTGGAATAA
- a CDS encoding anaerobic sulfatase maturase — protein MMQKPLQTILIKPAGPDCNMACTYCFYLNKKELFESTSIHRMPDELLKELIRQAMEQSAEQVSFIWQGGEPTLMGLDFYRKTVELQQQFGRGQMVGNGLQTNGLLINDDWIHFLKAYNWLVGLSLDGPEHIHDHYRRNSNGKGTWQKVVANAERMLANDLAVNALVVVNDYSVSYPDDIYQFHKNLGLPHMQFIPCVEVDIANPSQPSSFSVPAEKYGQFLCRIFDLWMNDFSGLTPTTSVRMFDSLFHLYMGQAAPECTLLNECGNYVVVEHNGDVFSCDFFVQPEWRLGNIKSSSLTEMLNSGKQRAFGLRKASQCDECKNCRWLTFCRGGCPKDRIMGHGNNKQTYLCPAYKIFFEHSDKKFRQLAREWEKQYSVMRTQRRNTEFSSNDKPGRNTSCPCGSGKKFKRCCGA, from the coding sequence ATGATGCAAAAACCACTGCAAACCATTCTGATCAAACCTGCCGGCCCGGACTGCAACATGGCCTGCACCTATTGCTTTTACCTGAACAAAAAAGAACTTTTTGAAAGCACTTCCATTCATCGCATGCCCGATGAGTTATTAAAAGAATTGATCCGGCAGGCAATGGAGCAATCCGCAGAACAGGTCAGCTTTATCTGGCAGGGCGGAGAACCCACGCTGATGGGACTGGATTTTTACCGCAAGACTGTTGAATTGCAGCAACAGTTCGGTCGCGGCCAAATGGTCGGTAACGGACTCCAGACCAACGGGTTGCTCATCAATGATGATTGGATTCACTTCCTGAAAGCATACAACTGGCTGGTAGGTCTGTCCTTGGACGGACCAGAACACATACACGACCATTACCGCCGGAACAGCAACGGAAAAGGCACATGGCAAAAAGTCGTAGCCAACGCTGAAAGGATGCTTGCCAATGATCTGGCAGTAAATGCCCTAGTTGTCGTAAATGACTACTCCGTCAGCTATCCGGACGACATATATCAATTCCACAAGAATCTGGGATTACCCCACATGCAATTTATCCCTTGCGTTGAAGTGGACATAGCCAATCCCTCGCAACCATCCTCTTTTTCAGTACCTGCCGAAAAGTACGGCCAATTTCTTTGCCGTATTTTCGACCTATGGATGAATGATTTTTCCGGGCTCACACCAACCACTTCCGTGCGAATGTTTGACTCTTTGTTTCATTTATATATGGGGCAAGCTGCCCCAGAATGCACATTACTCAATGAATGCGGGAACTATGTGGTAGTGGAACATAACGGGGATGTATTTTCCTGCGACTTTTTTGTGCAACCAGAATGGCGGCTTGGAAATATCAAAAGCTCATCTCTCACCGAGATGTTAAATTCTGGGAAACAACGTGCTTTCGGGCTTAGAAAGGCCAGTCAATGTGACGAATGCAAAAACTGCCGCTGGCTTACTTTCTGCCGGGGCGGATGCCCCAAGGACCGAATTATGGGGCATGGCAACAACAAGCAGACATACCTTTGTCCGGCCTATAAAATATTCTTCGAACACTCAGACAAAAAATTTCGTCAATTAGCGCGTGAGTGGGAAAAACAATATTCTGTAATGAGGACACAAAGGCGAAACACAGAATTCAGTTCCAATGACAAGCCCGGAAGAAACACTTCCTGCCCCTGCGGAAGCGGAAAAAAATTCAAGCGCTGTTGCGGCGCATAA
- the thrS gene encoding threonine--tRNA ligase, protein MQVAGKELEVQQGALCGEVLKEALSKKQFKNVVVAKCGDTLLDLTTTVPADCTDLEPVMADSKEGLEVIRHSTAHLMAEAVKKLFPTAKVTIGPSIASGFYYDFDYERPFTPEDLEAIEAEMLRRVGANEEFTREVLSSADALKKFEEMGEDYKIELINDLGEETVSVYTNGEFADLCRGPHVARTGMLKAFKLLSVAGAYWRGDENRQQLQRIYGTAFPDPKALKKHLAQIEEAKKRDHRKLGTQLDLFSVNPEVGAGMTIWHPKGALIRAILEDFERKEHLKRGYQFVQGPLILKRELWEKSGHYDNYRENMYFTEIDEQSYGIKPMNCLSHMLVFKSRLRSYRDLPQRYFEHGVVHRHEKSGVLHGLLRVRTFTQDDAHLICRPDQLRDEIIGVAKFVGDVMGLFGFEYEAEVSTKPEKAIGSDEDWDRATEALEGALKEMGMEYSINEGDGAFYGPKIDIIIKDALERRWQCATIQCDFTLPERFDLSYVGEDGERHRPVMLHRVILGSIERFIGVLLEHTGGALPAWLSPVQAKILTVTDSQNEFAQKVLQFLREKGIRAEVDDRNEKLGYKVREAQLEKIPYMLVIGDKEVAAESVNVRARDGEDPGLKSLEEAAELISTAIDEPFKRGGMSYSFS, encoded by the coding sequence ATGCAAGTTGCAGGTAAAGAACTTGAGGTTCAGCAGGGTGCGCTTTGCGGCGAGGTTCTCAAAGAGGCCTTGTCCAAGAAGCAGTTCAAGAACGTTGTAGTAGCCAAATGCGGCGACACGCTTCTTGATCTCACCACCACCGTGCCTGCCGACTGTACCGACCTTGAGCCGGTGATGGCTGATTCCAAAGAAGGTCTTGAAGTAATCCGCCACTCCACCGCACACCTTATGGCTGAAGCTGTGAAGAAACTCTTTCCCACAGCCAAGGTAACCATCGGCCCCTCCATTGCCAGCGGCTTCTACTACGACTTCGACTACGAACGCCCCTTCACCCCTGAAGATCTTGAGGCCATCGAAGCCGAAATGCTGCGCCGTGTGGGTGCCAATGAAGAATTTACCCGAGAAGTGCTTTCCAGTGCTGATGCACTGAAAAAATTCGAAGAAATGGGCGAAGACTACAAGATCGAACTTATCAACGATCTTGGTGAAGAAACTGTTTCCGTTTACACCAACGGTGAGTTTGCTGACCTCTGCCGTGGCCCCCACGTGGCTCGCACCGGAATGCTCAAAGCTTTCAAGCTGCTCTCTGTTGCTGGCGCATACTGGCGCGGCGATGAAAACCGCCAGCAGCTCCAGCGTATTTACGGAACTGCCTTCCCCGATCCGAAAGCCCTGAAAAAGCACCTCGCTCAGATTGAGGAAGCCAAAAAGCGTGACCACCGCAAACTGGGAACCCAGCTTGATCTTTTCTCCGTGAACCCCGAAGTGGGTGCGGGCATGACCATCTGGCATCCCAAGGGTGCGCTTATCCGTGCAATCCTTGAAGACTTCGAACGCAAGGAACACCTCAAACGCGGCTACCAGTTCGTACAGGGCCCGCTGATCCTTAAGCGCGAGCTTTGGGAAAAATCCGGCCACTACGACAACTACCGCGAGAACATGTATTTCACTGAGATTGATGAGCAGTCCTACGGTATCAAGCCTATGAACTGCCTTTCTCACATGCTGGTATTCAAATCCAGACTGCGCAGCTACCGTGACCTGCCCCAGCGCTACTTTGAGCATGGTGTAGTTCACCGCCACGAGAAATCCGGCGTTCTGCACGGCCTGCTCCGTGTGCGTACCTTCACTCAGGATGATGCGCACCTCATCTGCCGCCCCGACCAGCTCCGCGATGAAATCATCGGCGTTGCTAAATTTGTCGGTGATGTAATGGGCCTGTTCGGATTTGAATACGAAGCAGAAGTCAGCACCAAGCCTGAAAAAGCTATCGGTTCTGACGAAGATTGGGATAGAGCCACCGAAGCACTCGAAGGCGCACTCAAAGAAATGGGTATGGAATACTCAATCAATGAAGGCGACGGCGCGTTCTACGGTCCCAAAATTGACATCATTATTAAAGATGCTCTTGAACGTCGCTGGCAATGTGCTACAATCCAGTGTGATTTTACCTTGCCAGAGCGGTTCGACTTAAGCTATGTGGGCGAAGATGGTGAGCGTCACAGACCTGTTATGCTCCACCGGGTTATCCTCGGTTCCATCGAACGTTTCATCGGTGTTCTGCTTGAACACACCGGTGGCGCACTGCCTGCCTGGCTGTCCCCTGTTCAGGCAAAAATTCTCACAGTCACCGATTCTCAGAACGAATTTGCACAAAAAGTCTTGCAGTTTCTGCGAGAAAAAGGCATTCGTGCCGAGGTCGACGATCGAAATGAGAAACTGGGCTACAAAGTTCGGGAAGCCCAGCTTGAAAAAATCCCGTACATGTTAGTAATTGGCGACAAAGAGGTCGCTGCGGAATCGGTCAATGTAAGGGCCCGCGACGGGGAAGACCCCGGACTCAAGTCTCTTGAAGAAGCGGCAGAGCTTATTTCGACCGCCATAGACGAACCATTCAAACGCGGAGGCATGAGCTATAGCTTTTCATAG
- a CDS encoding TetR/AcrR family transcriptional regulator — protein sequence MNTTSKTMDAQQQPLRMLILDAARKLFAEHGYAQVSMRKLATTIGYSPTTIYHHFKDKKELFLCLTEETYRDFLHRINRIIATTPPPREALKDILYTLVDMGLENPNAYRVGFMMESDLWNDHNSHFQDNPLGKTMYNRINECVKDCLPANASEEDILVTANSVVAATHGLTSLLITYPTFQWGPLDRLKAQVIDSAVDAIG from the coding sequence ATGAATACTACTTCAAAAACTATGGATGCGCAGCAGCAGCCCTTGCGTATGCTGATTCTGGACGCCGCCCGCAAGCTCTTTGCCGAGCATGGGTACGCTCAGGTATCCATGCGTAAGCTGGCTACCACTATCGGCTATTCGCCTACTACAATTTATCATCATTTTAAGGATAAGAAGGAACTCTTCCTCTGCTTGACTGAAGAGACATACCGGGACTTCCTGCATCGTATCAATCGCATTATTGCTACTACGCCTCCACCACGTGAAGCCCTGAAAGACATCCTCTACACTCTTGTAGATATGGGACTTGAAAACCCGAATGCCTACCGCGTGGGATTCATGATGGAAAGCGACCTCTGGAATGATCACAACTCACATTTTCAGGACAACCCGCTAGGCAAGACCATGTACAACCGCATTAATGAATGTGTTAAAGACTGCCTGCCTGCAAATGCTTCCGAAGAGGACATTCTGGTTACCGCAAACTCGGTAGTGGCAGCCACCCACGGGCTTACTTCCCTTTTGATCACCTACCCTACTTTCCAATGGGGCCCGCTGGACAGGTTGAAAGCGCAGGTAATTGACTCCGCTGTTGACGCCATCGGCTGA
- a CDS encoding reverse transcriptase domain-containing protein translates to MEISQQLKEMFSLEHIEQVYEERVRLKSGRGIDRVSVVDFDKRKDEYFNNIHVKCLNGTYKFSPYLQKLILKGPESFPRKISIPTVRDKIVLSILNSIIQEIFPHCVNRELPNVKVRNLKNVIATCNCDYEFHRVDIKSYYDNIDIEQLFGILNGNIDDELLLLLLHRAVINPTVPQNYSRSEKSKYANKDKGVPQGLPISNVLAEIYLLDFDEYMNDKCKFYDRYVDDIVALALPIVDFEKSCEDKFKIKNLPLNTDKTKFCCEVSEVNYLGYAIEGDLVTVKRRTLERHFYSIAMMFSRLRKAIFMDNKRKDKGIGADEIKNAFVEDLNVKLTGAKFHNKRYGWLQYYSEINDLEIPYVIDNFVAQQFYRCEHFTKLPNSLKKVSRAYYELKYNWRDTNYIHDYELVDIKEKRRWLTERGLRLAKFTTDDIDRFYSYHVGKFLGHIEADLGVDYKF, encoded by the coding sequence ATGGAAATATCACAACAGCTTAAAGAAATGTTTAGCTTAGAGCATATTGAACAAGTTTATGAGGAGCGTGTTCGATTGAAGTCCGGTCGAGGAATTGACAGGGTTTCTGTTGTTGATTTTGACAAGCGTAAAGATGAGTACTTTAATAATATTCATGTAAAGTGTCTAAATGGTACATATAAATTTTCTCCTTATCTTCAAAAACTAATTCTTAAAGGGCCTGAAAGCTTTCCTCGAAAAATTTCAATTCCTACTGTTCGAGACAAAATAGTACTTTCTATTTTGAATTCTATTATTCAAGAGATATTTCCACACTGTGTCAATCGAGAATTACCGAATGTTAAAGTTAGAAATTTAAAAAATGTTATAGCTACTTGCAATTGTGATTACGAGTTTCATCGTGTCGATATCAAATCATATTATGACAACATAGACATTGAGCAGTTGTTTGGCATTCTTAATGGCAACATTGATGATGAATTACTTTTGTTGCTGCTGCATAGAGCTGTAATCAATCCAACTGTTCCACAAAATTATTCTCGGAGCGAGAAATCTAAATATGCGAATAAAGACAAAGGTGTTCCTCAAGGTTTGCCAATATCAAATGTCCTCGCAGAAATATATCTATTAGATTTTGATGAGTATATGAATGATAAATGTAAATTTTATGATCGGTATGTTGATGATATTGTTGCCTTAGCATTACCAATTGTTGATTTTGAAAAATCATGTGAAGATAAATTTAAAATTAAAAATTTGCCCTTGAATACAGATAAAACAAAATTTTGTTGTGAAGTATCCGAGGTGAACTATCTTGGCTATGCAATTGAAGGTGATCTTGTTACTGTTAAAAGAAGGACATTAGAACGGCATTTTTACTCAATTGCAATGATGTTTTCCCGTTTACGGAAAGCTATCTTTATGGACAATAAGCGGAAAGATAAGGGAATAGGGGCAGATGAAATTAAAAACGCTTTTGTTGAAGATCTAAATGTAAAACTTACTGGAGCAAAATTTCATAATAAAAGATATGGCTGGCTACAATATTATTCTGAGATAAATGATTTGGAAATACCATATGTGATAGATAATTTTGTAGCACAGCAGTTTTATCGGTGTGAACATTTTACGAAGTTACCAAATTCATTGAAAAAAGTATCTAGAGCCTATTACGAATTGAAGTATAATTGGAGAGATACCAATTATATACATGATTATGAATTAGTAGACATTAAGGAAAAGCGTCGTTGGCTGACTGAACGTGGATTGCGGTTGGCTAAGTTTACAACAGACGATATTGACCGTTTTTATTCATATCATGTAGGAAAGTTTTTAGGTCATATTGAAGCTGATTTAGGTGTTGATTATAAATTTTGA